In a genomic window of Cuculus canorus isolate bCucCan1 chromosome 4, bCucCan1.pri, whole genome shotgun sequence:
- the DMP1 gene encoding dentin matrix acidic phosphoprotein 1 isoform X1, which produces MPRAKETTTNMRPALLVLLLWAIACAHPVPSHEPVSSHLSARQEHTTNEDDINELGGGDGRHPPSNAERVDNALAGDLAGRNTVGKELGKLSSQDEGGRTQEAQHKNWVEHEDINAQDGNNLGFLDEDVRDADDGDNEKHHGAAGNRLLFHAGALLDEEDESGDDTFDENREEEGSEGPTYVAGADGAGEHDHDLGHGDAGAGRGRDDSSSSSSSSESMGVDHRPYRNHGGNWYERTYRRGGGSSSSQEEEESYSFKDEGMQSDDPFVFDDPGSSYKRHHAGHPALGSSWETGRGASSYRWEEGDSRSPEVGDTDSREDTSSTEDNSQSEEPITSQSEENSASRSREDRDEEDSRSGEGTTEQLEEELGESPEDISQEVVSTSSEHSDSQSQEGQEDQEFAKDSSASSMPDSESKEDEGNQSKSEEDDGHQSQSMEDTVEESKEDGNDSDSDRDMPSTSAESQSASPEGDGSQEDHTGEDSRSMESNNSESQEDDDDDDNEESHSQEDATRESSSRGDNSSPQSLESGSRKRRPGIYRNKPRADYDDNDCQDGY; this is translated from the exons ATGCCTCGAG CCAAAGAGACCACAACCAACATGAGACCTGCATTGCTagtgctgcttctctgggcCATAGCCTGCGCTCACCCT GTGCCCAGCCATGAGCCTGTCAGCTCCCACCTCAGCGCCCGGCAGGAG CACACAACAAATGAAGATGACATCAATGAGCTGGGTGGTGGAGATGGCAGACACCCTCCTTCCAATGCGGAGAGAGTAGACAATGCCCTTGCTGGAGACCTGGCAGGCAGGAACACTGTGGGCAAGGAGCTGGGCAAGCTCAGCAGCCAAGATGAGGGAGGCAGAACGCAGGAGGCTCAGCACAAGAACTGGGTGGAGCATGAGGACATAAATGCCCAGGATGGGAACAACCTTGGTTTCCTG GATGAGGATGTGCGTGATGCTGATGATGGTGACAACGAAAAGCACCATGGCGCTGCAGGCAATAGGCTTCTCTTCCATGCTGGTGCGCTGCTGGATGAGGAGGATGAAAGTGGAGACGACACCTTTGATGAgaacagggaggaggagggcagcgAAGGTCCTACTTATGTAGCTGGTGCTGATGGGGCAGGTGAGCATGACCATGACCTTGGCCatggggatgctggggctggcagagggcgtgatgacagcagcagcagcagcagcagcagcgagaGCATGGGGGTGGACCACCGGCCGTACAGGAACCATGGTGGCAACTGGTATGAGCGGACCTACAGGCGAGGagggggcagcagcagcagccaggaggaggaggaaagctaCAGCTTCAAGGATGAAGGCATGCAGAGCGATGACCCCTTTGTCTTCGATGACCCAGGCAGCAGTTACAAGAGGCACCATGCTGGCCATCCtgccctggggagcagctgggaaACTGGCCGAGGTGCTAGCTCCTACCGCTGGGAGGAGGGTGACAGCAGGTCTCCAGAGGTAGGGGATACTGACTCGAGAGAAGACACCTCATCCACAGAGGACAACAGTCAGTCAGAAGAGCCCATCACCAGCCagtcagaagaaaacagtgccAGCCGCTCTAGGGAGGACAGAGATGAGGAGGACAGCCGCTCTGGGGAGGGTACCACTGAGCAGTTGGAAGAGGAGCTGGGGGAGTCCCCAGAGGACATCTCTCAGGAGGTGGTGAGCACATCGAGTGAACACAGTGACAGCCAGTCCCAGGAAGGGCAAGAGGACCAAGAATTTGCCAAGGACAGTAGTGCATCATCCATGCCTGACAGTGAGTCCAAGGAAGATGAGGGCAACCAGAGCAAGTCTGAGGAAGATGATGGTCACCAGAGCCAGTCCATGGAGGACACTGTGGAGGAGTCAAAGGAGGATGGGAATGACTCTGACTCTGACAGGGACATGCCAAGCACATCAGCTGAAAGCCAGAGTGCATCCCCAGAGGGTGATGGTAGCCAAGAGGACCATACAGGTGAGGACAGTAGGTCCATGGAGAGCAACAACAGTGAGTCTCaggaggatgatgatgatgacgacAATGAGGAGAGCCACTCCCAGGAGGATGCCACCCGTGAGTCTAGCAGCCGTGGGGACAACAGCTCACCACAGAGCCTGGAGAGCGGGAGCCGCAAGAGGCGTCCAGGCATCTACCGCAACAAACCCAGGGCTGACTATGATGACAATGACTGCCAGGATGGGTACTGA
- the DMP1 gene encoding dentin matrix acidic phosphoprotein 1 isoform X2: MRPALLVLLLWAIACAHPVPSHEPVSSHLSARQEHTTNEDDINELGGGDGRHPPSNAERVDNALAGDLAGRNTVGKELGKLSSQDEGGRTQEAQHKNWVEHEDINAQDGNNLGFLDEDVRDADDGDNEKHHGAAGNRLLFHAGALLDEEDESGDDTFDENREEEGSEGPTYVAGADGAGEHDHDLGHGDAGAGRGRDDSSSSSSSSESMGVDHRPYRNHGGNWYERTYRRGGGSSSSQEEEESYSFKDEGMQSDDPFVFDDPGSSYKRHHAGHPALGSSWETGRGASSYRWEEGDSRSPEVGDTDSREDTSSTEDNSQSEEPITSQSEENSASRSREDRDEEDSRSGEGTTEQLEEELGESPEDISQEVVSTSSEHSDSQSQEGQEDQEFAKDSSASSMPDSESKEDEGNQSKSEEDDGHQSQSMEDTVEESKEDGNDSDSDRDMPSTSAESQSASPEGDGSQEDHTGEDSRSMESNNSESQEDDDDDDNEESHSQEDATRESSSRGDNSSPQSLESGSRKRRPGIYRNKPRADYDDNDCQDGY; encoded by the exons ATGAGACCTGCATTGCTagtgctgcttctctgggcCATAGCCTGCGCTCACCCT GTGCCCAGCCATGAGCCTGTCAGCTCCCACCTCAGCGCCCGGCAGGAG CACACAACAAATGAAGATGACATCAATGAGCTGGGTGGTGGAGATGGCAGACACCCTCCTTCCAATGCGGAGAGAGTAGACAATGCCCTTGCTGGAGACCTGGCAGGCAGGAACACTGTGGGCAAGGAGCTGGGCAAGCTCAGCAGCCAAGATGAGGGAGGCAGAACGCAGGAGGCTCAGCACAAGAACTGGGTGGAGCATGAGGACATAAATGCCCAGGATGGGAACAACCTTGGTTTCCTG GATGAGGATGTGCGTGATGCTGATGATGGTGACAACGAAAAGCACCATGGCGCTGCAGGCAATAGGCTTCTCTTCCATGCTGGTGCGCTGCTGGATGAGGAGGATGAAAGTGGAGACGACACCTTTGATGAgaacagggaggaggagggcagcgAAGGTCCTACTTATGTAGCTGGTGCTGATGGGGCAGGTGAGCATGACCATGACCTTGGCCatggggatgctggggctggcagagggcgtgatgacagcagcagcagcagcagcagcagcgagaGCATGGGGGTGGACCACCGGCCGTACAGGAACCATGGTGGCAACTGGTATGAGCGGACCTACAGGCGAGGagggggcagcagcagcagccaggaggaggaggaaagctaCAGCTTCAAGGATGAAGGCATGCAGAGCGATGACCCCTTTGTCTTCGATGACCCAGGCAGCAGTTACAAGAGGCACCATGCTGGCCATCCtgccctggggagcagctgggaaACTGGCCGAGGTGCTAGCTCCTACCGCTGGGAGGAGGGTGACAGCAGGTCTCCAGAGGTAGGGGATACTGACTCGAGAGAAGACACCTCATCCACAGAGGACAACAGTCAGTCAGAAGAGCCCATCACCAGCCagtcagaagaaaacagtgccAGCCGCTCTAGGGAGGACAGAGATGAGGAGGACAGCCGCTCTGGGGAGGGTACCACTGAGCAGTTGGAAGAGGAGCTGGGGGAGTCCCCAGAGGACATCTCTCAGGAGGTGGTGAGCACATCGAGTGAACACAGTGACAGCCAGTCCCAGGAAGGGCAAGAGGACCAAGAATTTGCCAAGGACAGTAGTGCATCATCCATGCCTGACAGTGAGTCCAAGGAAGATGAGGGCAACCAGAGCAAGTCTGAGGAAGATGATGGTCACCAGAGCCAGTCCATGGAGGACACTGTGGAGGAGTCAAAGGAGGATGGGAATGACTCTGACTCTGACAGGGACATGCCAAGCACATCAGCTGAAAGCCAGAGTGCATCCCCAGAGGGTGATGGTAGCCAAGAGGACCATACAGGTGAGGACAGTAGGTCCATGGAGAGCAACAACAGTGAGTCTCaggaggatgatgatgatgacgacAATGAGGAGAGCCACTCCCAGGAGGATGCCACCCGTGAGTCTAGCAGCCGTGGGGACAACAGCTCACCACAGAGCCTGGAGAGCGGGAGCCGCAAGAGGCGTCCAGGCATCTACCGCAACAAACCCAGGGCTGACTATGATGACAATGACTGCCAGGATGGGTACTGA